The Syntrophotalea acetylenivorans genome contains the following window.
CGACCCTTTGGGCGAATTCAACGCAGGTGTTCTCGTTAGCCGAGTGAACAGCCGCAGTGTGACCGGCACCGCCTTTTCTCAGCAATTCAGCACAGAGTTCGATGGCGGCCTCCTGACCTTCAGCAACAAAGTAGCCCAGACTCGGGGAGAGTTTTTCGCGGCTCATGGGCTCCACATCCTGGGTACCCTGGAGGGGACCGACCAACAAGGCGTTGGTCCCTTCCGGCACTGAGAAACCGGCCATCTCGGCGATCTTGGCTGCGGACTGTCCAACCACCTTGCCGGAAACCACCTTGCAGTCACCGAAGTAGAGTTCCTCAAGCTGCTTCTTCTCGTCGGCAGACACCAGGTAGGCGCCGAGGTCCTTCAACATGGCAACGGCTTTTTCCGCCACGGCTGCATCGTCGAAGATCAGGTTCTGCTCCGAAGCGCAGATCACGCCGTTGTCGAAGCATTTGGACAACAGAACATCGGCCATCGCCTGGGCGATATCTGCATCGCTGGCCACATAAACCGGGCAGCCACCGGCACCCACGCCGAAAGCGGGGTTGCCCGAGCTGTAGGCGGCTTTAACCATGGCGCCGCCGCCGGTCGCCAGAATGACATCCACACCGGGGTTGGTCATCAGGGCGCTGGTAGCTTCCATGGAAGGCTCAGCGATCCACTGTATGCAATCTGCAGGAGCACCGGCAGCAATCGCTGCGTCGAGGCAAAGTTGAGCGGTGGCCTCGCAGCACTTCTGGGCGCGGGGGTGGAAACCGAGCACGATCACGTTACGCCCCTTGAGAGCGGACAGGATCTTGAAGCAGACGGTAGAGGTGGGATTGGTGGTCGGGGTGATACCGGCT
Protein-coding sequences here:
- a CDS encoding aldehyde dehydrogenase family protein, giving the protein MTHRIDGFNDWTLLLYLAEPSELGNSNQVDEEKNMVEETINQLVQKAQVALAESKKLNQEQTDAICEAVANAVEAKKEELAKLAVEETGIGNVADKTIKNSVGSTVIWNDMKGVKSVGIVKEENDIIEIAEPVGVVAGITPTTNPTSTVCFKILSALKGRNVIVLGFHPRAQKCCEATAQLCLDAAIAAGAPADCIQWIAEPSMEATSALMTNPGVDVILATGGGAMVKAAYSSGNPAFGVGAGGCPVYVASDADIAQAMADVLLSKCFDNGVICASEQNLIFDDAAVAEKAVAMLKDLGAYLVSADEKKQLEELYFGDCKVVSGKVVGQSAAKIAEMAGFSVPEGTNALLVGPLQGTQDVEPMSREKLSPSLGYFVAEGQEAAIELCAELLRKGGAGHTAAVHSANENTCVEFAQRVDANRVAFNSPSSHGAVGSLCNNLIPSLTLGCGSRGNNITTDNVSFRNLLNIKRAARRVQQG